A section of the Leptotrichia sp. HSP-342 genome encodes:
- a CDS encoding ABC transporter permease, which translates to MAENIKKIITENDYIPTPEDFQIVGPDTNQSEVIYKPSLTFWQDGWRRFKKNKLALSFLGITLVFLFLAIFGQSLTKYSYRAQDLSAKFLSPAKGIAKGHYLGTDNLGRDLFARLSQGIRISMELSLITAAICVVFGTIYGAVSAYFGGIIDTIMTRIVEILLIIPSMIYIILLMVVMGNSVKTIIIAMSLTRWLNYSLLVRGEVLKIKENEFVLASKSLGGNFLWITLKHLIPNTLSVIIIRLTTDIPNIIFTEAFLSFIGLGVPIPQASLGNLVFDGFVNMTSYPYLFIIPSVVISLITLAFNIVGDALNDALNPKLRD; encoded by the coding sequence GTGGCAGAAAATATAAAAAAAATTATAACTGAAAATGATTATATCCCAACACCTGAAGACTTTCAAATTGTAGGTCCTGACACCAATCAAAGCGAAGTAATCTACAAACCAAGTTTAACATTCTGGCAGGATGGATGGAGAAGATTCAAGAAAAATAAATTAGCTTTGTCATTTTTGGGAATAACTCTTGTTTTCTTGTTTTTAGCAATATTTGGACAAAGTTTGACAAAATATTCTTATAGAGCTCAAGATTTATCAGCTAAATTTTTAAGCCCAGCGAAAGGGATTGCAAAAGGACATTATTTAGGAACTGATAATTTAGGACGTGATTTATTTGCAAGACTTTCACAAGGAATAAGAATTTCAATGGAATTATCCTTGATTACAGCTGCAATCTGTGTTGTTTTCGGAACAATTTATGGGGCTGTATCAGCATATTTTGGTGGGATTATTGACACAATAATGACTAGAATTGTAGAAATCTTATTAATTATTCCATCAATGATTTATATAATTTTATTAATGGTTGTAATGGGAAATAGTGTAAAAACAATAATTATCGCAATGTCTCTTACAAGATGGTTAAATTATTCACTGTTAGTACGTGGAGAAGTCCTAAAAATAAAGGAAAATGAGTTTGTATTAGCTTCAAAATCACTTGGTGGAAACTTTTTATGGATAACTCTAAAACACTTAATTCCAAATACATTAAGTGTAATAATAATAAGACTTACAACAGATATACCAAACATTATCTTTACTGAAGCATTTTTAAGTTTCATTGGGCTTGGAGTACCAATTCCACAGGCTTCACTCGGAAACTTGGTATTTGATGGTTTCGTAAATATGACTTCATATCCATATTTATTTATCATTCCATCAGTTGTAATTTCATTAATTACACTGGCATTCAATATTGTTGGAGATGCTTTAAATGATGCATTAAATCCAAAACTAAGAGATTAA
- a CDS encoding ABC transporter permease has product MKNILKFLIKRIAMGLVTLWLVITITFFLIHMLPGDPFQSEKAIPPKVKENLMAKYHLDRPLGEQYVEYLKNIAKGDLGASMKVRGRTVNDVINKSFLTSADLGARSIIFALALGIPLGIIAALKRGKFQDRLSMIVAIIGISVPSFVLAGLMQKYVVDIHNGTLIRNGFLPDFFWINLSGWDTFDKKILPVIALGLYTVALIARLLRDKMIEVMGQDYIRLAIAKGVKPKNIVFRHALRNAILPIITIMGPTIAAVLTGSFVIEKMFSIPGLGKYFVDSINDRDYTMVLGVTVFYAIFLIIMMILVDIVYVLVDPKIKLGKGDEV; this is encoded by the coding sequence ATGAAAAATATTTTAAAGTTTTTAATTAAAAGAATCGCAATGGGGCTTGTAACGTTGTGGCTAGTTATTACTATTACATTTTTTCTGATACATATGTTACCTGGTGATCCATTTCAAAGTGAAAAAGCGATACCACCTAAAGTAAAGGAAAATCTAATGGCAAAATACCATTTGGATCGTCCACTTGGGGAACAATATGTTGAATATCTAAAAAACATAGCAAAAGGAGATTTGGGAGCATCCATGAAAGTTCGTGGAAGAACTGTTAATGATGTTATTAACAAAAGTTTTCTGACATCTGCAGATTTAGGAGCAAGATCTATTATATTTGCACTAGCTCTTGGAATTCCGCTTGGAATTATAGCGGCTCTTAAAAGAGGAAAATTTCAAGATAGGCTTTCAATGATTGTTGCAATAATTGGAATATCTGTACCGAGCTTTGTATTGGCAGGGCTTATGCAAAAATATGTCGTTGATATCCATAATGGAACTTTAATCAGAAATGGTTTTTTACCTGACTTTTTTTGGATAAATCTTTCTGGATGGGATACTTTTGATAAAAAAATATTGCCAGTTATTGCACTTGGACTTTACACAGTGGCATTAATTGCACGTTTATTGAGAGATAAAATGATAGAAGTAATGGGGCAGGATTATATAAGACTGGCTATTGCAAAAGGAGTAAAACCCAAAAATATAGTATTTAGACATGCTTTAAGAAATGCAATTTTACCAATTATTACAATAATGGGTCCAACAATTGCGGCAGTTCTTACAGGATCGTTTGTAATTGAAAAGATGTTTTCAATTCCTGGATTAGGAAAATATTTCGTTGACAGTATCAATGACAGGGATTATACAATGGTACTTGGAGTTACGGTATTTTATGCAATATTCCTAATCATTATGATGATACTTGTAGATATTGTGTATGTTTTAGTTGATCCTAAAATTAAACTTGGAAAAGGAGATGAGGTATAG
- the lysS gene encoding lysine--tRNA ligase, whose amino-acid sequence MSNQNHNDNGIIKEKLKKVEELKEIGIEPYGRKYEKLNDIAEINQYDETCDKVFKTAGRIVAFRRMGKNGFGQIQDPTGKIQYYVKKDEVGEEQYEIYKKMGLGDFIGLEGKLFRTNTGELTLRVDSFEVLSKNVRPLPEKFHGLTNIETRYRQRYVDLVMNREVMDTMKKRFQIIRFFRSYLEKHGFTEVETPMMHPVAGGATARPFVTHHNALDMELFLRIAPELYLKRLLVGGFEKVFEINRSFRNEGISIKHNPEFTMMELYQAYADFNDMMDLTEDLISSLTFELHGKYEIEYEDKTINMAKPWRRVTMKDIVKETTGFDFDTVSSDEDAINKAKEMNIPLEKDRTYTKYGILNLIFEEKVEGTLLNPTFITEYPKEISPLSKNQKGETEWVDRFELFISGREFANAYSELNDPRDQKERFEEQVKLKEAGDDEAQGMDLDYIRALEYGMPPAGGLGIGIDRLVMLQTNSASIRDVILFPTLRKEDIEL is encoded by the coding sequence ATGAGCAATCAAAACCACAATGATAATGGTATTATAAAAGAAAAACTAAAAAAAGTAGAAGAACTGAAAGAAATAGGAATTGAACCGTATGGCCGAAAATATGAAAAATTAAATGATATTGCAGAAATAAATCAATACGATGAAACTTGTGATAAAGTATTTAAAACAGCTGGAAGAATCGTTGCCTTTAGAAGAATGGGGAAAAATGGATTTGGACAAATTCAGGATCCAACTGGGAAAATTCAATACTATGTAAAAAAAGATGAAGTTGGAGAAGAACAGTACGAAATTTATAAAAAAATGGGACTTGGAGATTTTATTGGACTTGAAGGGAAACTTTTTAGAACTAATACTGGAGAATTGACTTTAAGAGTAGATTCTTTTGAAGTATTATCTAAAAATGTACGTCCGCTTCCAGAAAAATTTCATGGGTTAACTAACATCGAAACTCGTTACAGACAAAGATATGTGGATCTTGTAATGAACAGGGAAGTTATGGATACTATGAAAAAAAGATTCCAAATTATAAGATTTTTTAGAAGCTATCTTGAAAAACATGGATTTACAGAAGTGGAAACTCCAATGATGCATCCAGTTGCTGGAGGAGCTACAGCCAGACCATTTGTAACACACCATAATGCACTTGATATGGAGCTGTTTTTGAGAATAGCACCTGAATTGTACTTAAAAAGACTACTTGTAGGTGGATTTGAAAAAGTATTCGAAATAAACAGAAGTTTTAGAAATGAAGGAATTTCAATAAAACACAATCCAGAATTTACGATGATGGAACTATACCAGGCTTATGCTGATTTTAATGATATGATGGACTTGACAGAAGATTTGATTTCAAGCTTAACATTTGAGCTTCATGGTAAATATGAAATTGAATATGAAGATAAGACTATTAATATGGCAAAGCCTTGGAGACGTGTTACAATGAAGGACATTGTAAAAGAAACAACTGGATTTGATTTTGATACAGTTAGCAGCGATGAAGATGCTATAAATAAAGCTAAGGAAATGAATATTCCACTAGAAAAAGACAGAACTTATACAAAATATGGAATTTTAAATTTGATATTTGAAGAAAAAGTTGAGGGAACTTTATTAAATCCGACATTTATTACAGAATATCCAAAAGAAATTTCTCCACTTTCAAAAAATCAAAAAGGTGAAACTGAATGGGTAGACAGATTTGAATTATTTATTTCAGGAAGAGAATTTGCTAATGCTTATTCAGAATTAAATGATCCGAGAGATCAGAAGGAAAGATTTGAAGAACAGGTGAAATTGAAAGAAGCTGGAGATGATGAAGCACAAGGAATGGATTTAGACTATATCCGTGCCTTAGAATATGGAATGCCACCAGCAGGAGGGCTTGGAATAGGAATCGACAGATTAGTTATGCTACAGACAAACTCTGCTTCAATTAGAGATGTTATTTTATTCCCAACTTTAAGAAAAGAAGATATTGAATTATAA
- a CDS encoding DUF1934 family protein yields the protein MKIKIKSLDKFKENYEKLFELEKIIIVDEKKEYHYKDEYGKCKIVDKIDSIEIYRHGEINFKQIFKKDKNTSFTFITTKFRGKYEIFTKKFEKENGKIILEYDIIDGNEVINSINLEIQMLDN from the coding sequence ATGAAAATAAAAATAAAAAGTTTGGATAAATTTAAAGAAAATTATGAAAAGTTATTTGAACTGGAAAAAATAATAATTGTTGATGAAAAAAAAGAATATCATTACAAAGATGAATATGGAAAATGTAAGATTGTTGATAAAATTGATTCCATTGAAATTTACCGACACGGTGAAATCAATTTCAAGCAGATATTCAAAAAAGATAAAAATACTTCGTTTACTTTCATTACAACAAAATTTCGTGGGAAATATGAAATTTTTACAAAAAAATTTGAAAAAGAAAATGGAAAAATAATACTGGAATATGATATAATAGATGGTAATGAAGTGATAAATAGTATAAATTTAGAAATACAAATGTTAGATAATTAA
- a CDS encoding 23S rRNA (pseudouridine(1915)-N(3))-methyltransferase RlmH, whose amino-acid sequence MIRINVVCIGKIKEKYIKEGINEFLKRLSKYIKLEIIELAEEDDNKGIENAINSETERIINAISKKSYSYNILLDLKGKMLDSEEMAQKIEEISMISSEINFIIGGSNGVNDNLRKIVDFRLCFSLMTFPHQLMRLILTEQLYRWVSINNNIKYHK is encoded by the coding sequence ATGATAAGAATTAATGTAGTGTGTATTGGAAAAATAAAAGAAAAATATATAAAAGAGGGAATAAATGAATTTTTAAAAAGGTTATCAAAGTACATTAAACTCGAAATTATAGAACTTGCTGAAGAAGATGATAACAAAGGTATTGAAAATGCAATAAATTCTGAGACTGAAAGAATAATAAATGCAATCTCAAAAAAAAGTTATTCATACAATATTTTACTTGATTTAAAAGGAAAAATGCTTGATTCAGAAGAAATGGCACAAAAAATTGAAGAAATTTCTATGATAAGCAGTGAAATTAATTTTATAATAGGCGGTTCAAATGGTGTAAATGATAATTTACGAAAAATTGTGGATTTCAGATTATGTTTTTCGCTAATGACTTTTCCACATCAACTTATGCGATTAATTTTAACAGAGCAACTATACAGATGGGTTTCAATTAATAATAATATAAAATATCATAAATAA
- the mutL gene encoding DNA mismatch repair endonuclease MutL produces the protein MGYIKILDEKVSNIIAAGEVVENPASMIKEMIENSLDAKATMIKIEVFKSGTDVKVSDNGIGMDKDDTLLSVERHATSKIKEKEDVFNLNTYGFRGEALSSIAAVSKLMITTRSENSPVGYKIGCYGGVVRKFEKVSRNVGTEMEVRDLFYNTPARRKFLRKMSTEYGKIRDIVLKEALSNSNVAFSLELDGKSTIKTSGKGIENAILELFGKSVLRNLKKFEYGYLGNVEILRSSKDFMFTFVNNRYVKSATIERAVIDGYYTKLMKGKYPFAIIFYNTDPKEIDVNVHPSKKIIKFSNDKIVYNEIKSAIDDFFYYNDRENWQPNIDLIKKNININENVAVEKDDLFSDDVLKGENQKVISLETFDGKVLENTKNLNEEDNFSVDNFNENDKNSEFFDSSKNMSNDSFSNSENFTKNKNENDLSVDEIWNKMNDNSKMTVENNVENFKTKNEYSTKNWDKRSDFENYKNTSEYRNFDIINENTENESHYKIGTFEKHVGKQIHYDILGQIFDTYILVRRDHELEIYDQHIIHERILYEELKDKFYNKKIESQHLLLPLKMEVTQIEKNIIFENVEIFRDFGFDIDEFSEDEVVIRAVPAFDFRDSIENVFLQLLMDLKNEVEIKDLRENIIISMSCKGAVKAGQKLDAFEMQNMVRRIHEVGKYTCPHGRPIIVKLSRNDLDKMFGRRK, from the coding sequence GTGGGATATATAAAAATACTTGATGAAAAAGTGTCAAATATTATTGCCGCTGGGGAAGTTGTAGAAAATCCAGCTTCGATGATTAAGGAGATGATTGAGAATTCGCTGGATGCGAAGGCTACAATGATAAAAATTGAAGTTTTCAAATCTGGAACTGATGTTAAAGTAAGTGATAATGGAATTGGTATGGATAAGGACGATACGCTTTTGTCGGTCGAGCGGCATGCTACTTCTAAGATTAAGGAAAAGGAAGATGTTTTTAACTTAAATACTTATGGATTTCGTGGAGAGGCTCTGTCATCTATTGCAGCGGTGTCTAAGCTTATGATTACTACACGTTCTGAAAATAGTCCTGTAGGATATAAGATTGGCTGTTATGGCGGAGTTGTGAGAAAGTTTGAGAAAGTTTCGAGAAATGTCGGTACAGAAATGGAAGTCAGGGATTTATTTTACAATACGCCTGCCAGACGGAAATTTTTACGAAAAATGTCAACAGAATATGGTAAAATTAGGGATATTGTGCTAAAGGAAGCACTTTCAAACAGTAATGTGGCATTTTCGCTGGAACTAGATGGAAAAAGTACGATAAAAACAAGTGGAAAAGGTATTGAGAATGCAATCCTCGAATTATTTGGAAAGTCAGTTTTGAGAAATTTGAAAAAATTTGAATATGGATATTTAGGTAACGTAGAAATTTTACGAAGTTCAAAGGACTTTATGTTTACTTTTGTAAATAACCGATATGTAAAGTCAGCAACTATTGAGCGTGCTGTTATAGACGGCTATTACACTAAACTAATGAAGGGGAAATATCCATTTGCCATTATTTTTTACAACACCGATCCAAAGGAAATAGATGTAAACGTTCACCCATCCAAAAAAATAATAAAATTCTCGAATGATAAGATTGTTTATAATGAAATAAAATCAGCAATTGATGACTTTTTTTACTACAATGACAGAGAAAACTGGCAACCTAATATTGACCTGATAAAGAAAAATATTAACATTAACGAGAATGTCGCTGTGGAAAAGGATGATTTGTTTTCTGATGATGTTTTGAAGGGGGAAAATCAAAAAGTTATAAGTTTGGAAACTTTTGACGGAAAGGTTTTAGAAAATACTAAAAATTTAAATGAGGAAGATAATTTTTCAGTAGATAATTTTAATGAAAATGATAAAAATTCTGAGTTTTTTGATAGTTCTAAAAATATGAGTAATGATAGTTTTTCAAATAGTGAAAACTTTACAAAAAACAAAAATGAAAATGATTTAAGTGTTGATGAAATATGGAATAAGATGAATGATAATTCAAAAATGACTGTGGAAAACAATGTGGAAAACTTTAAGACAAAGAATGAATATTCTACGAAAAATTGGGATAAAAGAAGTGATTTTGAGAATTATAAAAATACTTCTGAATATAGAAATTTTGATATTATAAATGAAAATACTGAAAATGAATCCCATTATAAAATCGGAACGTTTGAAAAACATGTTGGAAAGCAGATTCATTATGATATTCTAGGACAAATTTTTGATACATATATTCTTGTTCGCAGAGACCACGAATTGGAAATTTATGATCAGCATATTATTCATGAGAGAATTTTGTATGAAGAGCTAAAGGACAAGTTTTATAATAAGAAAATTGAATCACAGCATTTATTATTGCCACTAAAAATGGAAGTTACACAAATTGAAAAAAATATTATTTTTGAAAATGTTGAAATTTTTAGAGATTTTGGATTTGACATTGATGAATTTTCAGAAGATGAAGTTGTCATTCGTGCCGTGCCTGCCTTTGATTTTCGGGATAGCATTGAAAATGTATTTTTACAGTTACTTATGGATTTGAAAAATGAAGTTGAAATAAAGGATTTACGCGAAAATATTATTATTTCGATGTCGTGCAAAGGAGCCGTGAAGGCTGGACAGAAACTCGATGCATTTGAAATGCAGAATATGGTTCGAAGGATTCACGAAGTTGGGAAATATACGTGTCCGCATGGACGGCCAATTATTGTAAAACTTTCTAGAAATGATTTGGATAAAATGTTTGGCAGAAGAAAATAA
- the mvaD gene encoding diphosphomevalonate decarboxylase, producing MWSREYLGGENLIKKGVKMVKVKSYANIAIVKYWGKKDAEKMIPSTSSISLTLNDMFTETEMEFINDEDIKIAVEKEIKSENCKDKFGDMTDLFYLNGELQDSVHTEKISKVVDLFRKNRSQKVKISTTNNMPTAAGLSSSSSGLSAVIKACNELFGKSYTQSELAQISKFGSGSSSRSFFGPVAAWDKDTGEIYEVKTDLRLAMIVLVLNENKKEISSRNGMELCAKTSTYFDEWVKQSEIDFINMKKYLAENDFEKVGTLTEENALRMHKTIETANPPFTYFNEKTYEAMDFVKNLRNNGEKCYFTMDAGPNVKVLCLEEDLEKLAGIFEEKYKIIVSKTVKL from the coding sequence ATGTGGAGCAGAGAATATTTGGGTGGAGAAAATTTAATAAAAAAAGGAGTAAAAATGGTAAAAGTCAAATCTTATGCTAATATTGCGATTGTAAAATATTGGGGAAAAAAAGATGCAGAAAAAATGATACCTTCCACAAGCAGCATCTCTCTTACCCTTAACGATATGTTTACAGAAACAGAGATGGAATTTATAAATGATGAAGATATTAAAATTGCAGTTGAAAAAGAGATAAAAAGTGAAAATTGTAAAGATAAATTTGGGGATATGACAGATTTGTTTTATTTGAATGGAGAATTGCAGGATAGTGTACATACAGAAAAGATTAGTAAAGTTGTGGATTTATTCAGGAAAAATAGAAGTCAGAAGGTAAAAATTTCTACAACAAATAATATGCCGACAGCTGCTGGCCTTTCTTCCAGTTCGAGTGGTTTATCGGCTGTAATAAAGGCTTGTAATGAACTTTTTGGAAAAAGCTATACGCAATCTGAACTTGCACAGATTTCAAAATTTGGTTCTGGTTCATCTTCGAGAAGCTTTTTTGGACCTGTTGCGGCTTGGGACAAGGATACTGGAGAAATTTATGAGGTAAAGACAGATTTGAGGCTGGCAATGATTGTGCTTGTGCTGAATGAAAATAAAAAGGAAATTTCAAGCCGAAATGGAATGGAACTTTGTGCCAAAACTTCGACATATTTTGACGAGTGGGTAAAACAGTCTGAAATTGACTTTATAAATATGAAAAAATATCTTGCTGAAAATGATTTTGAAAAAGTAGGAACTTTGACAGAAGAGAATGCTCTTAGAATGCACAAGACAATTGAAACTGCAAATCCTCCGTTTACATATTTTAATGAAAAAACTTATGAAGCAATGGATTTTGTAAAAAATTTGAGAAATAATGGGGAGAAATGTTATTTTACAATGGATGCGGGGCCTAATGTGAAGGTACTTTGTCTGGAAGAGGATTTGGAAAAATTAGCAGGAATTTTTGAAGAAAAGTATAAGATTATTGTGAGTAAGACTGTGAAATTATAA
- the mvk gene encoding mevalonate kinase yields the protein MKKGIGKSHSKIILIGEHSVVYGYPAIAIPLKKIEIECVVEEAKTSFFYNKTDTLSVAVFTALRHLKKENAKIKYKVTSQIPPKRGMGSSAAVSIAAIRAVFDYFEENLDDELLEKLVHTAEIVAHKTPSGLDAKTCLSDKAIKFIKNKGFSYIDLNLDAYLVIADTGIYGNTGEAIQNVKNLGNKADISLKKLGELTDEITKILTKNIESKEEKVDKIGKIMTKANTELGNLNITIEKTDLFVKTAIENGASGAKISGGGLGGCVIALAKNLEIVEKIKDELLKCGAENIWVEKI from the coding sequence ATGAAAAAAGGTATCGGAAAATCACATAGTAAAATCATATTAATTGGAGAACATTCTGTCGTTTATGGTTATCCTGCCATTGCTATCCCACTAAAAAAGATTGAAATTGAATGTGTAGTTGAAGAAGCAAAAACTAGCTTTTTTTATAACAAGACAGACACTCTTTCAGTTGCAGTTTTTACTGCATTAAGACATTTAAAAAAAGAAAATGCAAAAATAAAATACAAGGTAACTTCTCAAATTCCGCCAAAACGTGGAATGGGTTCTTCAGCAGCAGTCAGTATTGCCGCAATCAGAGCGGTTTTTGACTACTTTGAGGAAAATCTGGATGATGAATTACTGGAAAAACTAGTTCATACGGCTGAAATTGTGGCTCATAAAACTCCAAGCGGGCTAGATGCCAAAACGTGCCTAAGCGATAAAGCCATAAAATTCATAAAAAATAAGGGATTTTCTTACATTGACTTAAATCTTGATGCATATCTTGTAATTGCAGATACGGGCATTTATGGAAATACTGGTGAGGCAATTCAGAATGTGAAAAATTTAGGAAATAAAGCTGATATTTCTTTAAAGAAACTAGGTGAATTGACAGATGAAATAACTAAAATCTTAACTAAAAATATTGAATCCAAAGAAGAAAAAGTTGATAAAATAGGAAAAATTATGACAAAAGCAAATACAGAACTCGGAAACTTGAATATAACCATTGAAAAAACAGACTTATTTGTAAAAACAGCAATCGAAAACGGAGCAAGTGGGGCAAAAATTTCTGGCGGAGGATTAGGAGGCTGTGTAATCGCACTTGCTAAGAATCTGGAAATTGTAGAAAAAATAAAAGATGAATTGTTAAAATGTGGAGCAGAGAATATTTGGGTGGAGAAAATTTAA
- the ffh gene encoding signal recognition particle protein, with the protein MFNNLGDRFKDIFKKVSGQGKLTENNMKDALREVRLALLEADVNYSVAKNFVAKIREKALGEQVISGVNPTQQFIKIVNDELVEVLGGSNVSIAKADKNPTIVMLSGLQGAGKTTFSGKLAKHLKSKGEKPFLIGADVYRPAAKKQLKVLGEQVKVPVFTIDESTDAVEIVKQGIEASKNEHATYVIIDTAGRLHIDEQLMNELQDIKDSFNPNEILLVVDGMTGQDAVNVAKEFNEQLDITGVVLTKLDGDTRGGAALSVKEVAGKPIKFISEGEKLDDIAPFHPDRLASRILGMGDVVSLVEKAQEAIDEKEAKKMEEKFRKNQFDFEDFLKQFKMIRKMGSIAGIMKMIPGVDTSMIDMGMAEKEMKKVEAIIFSMTVQERRDPKLLKNGSRKMRIAKGSGVQVNDVNKLIKQFEQMKQMMKMFNSGGIPGLGGGFMKGRRR; encoded by the coding sequence ATGTTCAATAATTTAGGAGACAGATTTAAGGATATATTCAAAAAAGTCAGCGGACAGGGAAAATTGACGGAAAACAATATGAAGGATGCTTTGAGAGAAGTAAGACTGGCATTGCTTGAAGCGGATGTAAATTACAGCGTGGCTAAGAACTTTGTGGCAAAGATTCGGGAAAAGGCATTGGGAGAACAGGTTATTAGCGGGGTTAATCCTACACAGCAATTTATCAAGATTGTAAATGATGAACTTGTGGAAGTGCTTGGAGGTTCAAATGTCTCGATTGCTAAAGCTGATAAAAATCCTACTATTGTAATGCTTTCTGGACTTCAAGGAGCTGGGAAAACTACGTTTTCTGGAAAATTGGCAAAGCATTTGAAATCGAAAGGGGAAAAGCCATTTCTGATTGGAGCAGATGTTTATAGACCTGCTGCGAAAAAGCAATTGAAGGTATTAGGAGAGCAAGTCAAAGTTCCTGTATTTACGATTGATGAAAGTACAGATGCGGTGGAAATTGTAAAACAGGGAATCGAGGCTTCAAAAAATGAGCATGCAACTTATGTGATTATTGATACGGCGGGAAGACTTCACATTGACGAGCAGCTTATGAATGAACTGCAAGATATAAAGGACAGTTTTAATCCGAATGAAATTTTGCTTGTAGTTGATGGAATGACTGGACAGGATGCAGTTAATGTGGCAAAAGAGTTTAATGAACAGCTTGATATTACTGGGGTTGTGCTTACAAAACTGGATGGAGATACTCGTGGAGGGGCTGCCCTTTCAGTAAAGGAAGTTGCAGGAAAGCCAATTAAATTTATAAGTGAAGGGGAAAAACTGGATGATATCGCACCATTTCACCCAGACAGGCTTGCCTCACGTATTCTTGGAATGGGAGATGTTGTTTCACTTGTAGAAAAGGCGCAGGAAGCCATTGATGAAAAAGAAGCCAAGAAAATGGAAGAGAAATTTAGAAAGAACCAGTTTGACTTTGAAGATTTTTTAAAGCAGTTTAAAATGATAAGAAAAATGGGATCAATTGCTGGAATTATGAAAATGATACCAGGAGTTGACACTAGCATGATTGACATGGGAATGGCTGAAAAGGAAATGAAAAAGGTCGAAGCAATCATTTTTTCAATGACAGTTCAGGAAAGACGTGATCCAAAACTTCTAAAAAATGGAAGCCGTAAAATGAGAATTGCCAAAGGAAGCGGAGTTCAGGTAAATGATGTAAATAAATTGATAAAGCAGTTTGAACAAATGAAACAAATGATGAAAATGTTCAACAGTGGCGGTATTCCAGGACTTGGTGGAGGATTTATGAAGGGAAGAAGAAGATAG